A single region of the Fenollaria sporofastidiosus genome encodes:
- a CDS encoding (Fe-S)-binding protein, with product MKDDKKNYLEYVKETCLDCSLCTQNCDFLTKYGLDLADFASRDDLAYSCFLCGRCYEVCPVDLDGREISLIHRKNEGFGMMKFEKSLYKFRNNSNKKTKDLLWLGCAFPRAFPETTKKMIEIFREDGCDYSIDCCGKPVFESGDKDRAQNNIDHVKMLLLKKKVKRVVTCCPNCYHFFKDYTDINVITIYEKLYELGVGKVLEDEFHIYHPCPDKVHKEMFKDLKYFMPNAKSDYKDVLCCGLGGLASKGEPEIAKAFLDRLKNYESMVTTYCASCSIQFTKNGIANQHALTMILGTDEKVVPTSLARLIKMKFYGGR from the coding sequence ATGAAAGATGATAAGAAAAATTATTTAGAATATGTCAAAGAGACCTGCCTCGACTGCTCACTATGTACGCAAAACTGTGATTTTCTAACGAAGTATGGCCTTGACTTAGCAGATTTCGCATCTAGAGATGACTTAGCCTACTCATGCTTTTTATGCGGACGCTGCTACGAGGTCTGTCCCGTTGATTTAGATGGCAGAGAGATCTCACTTATACATAGAAAAAATGAGGGCTTCGGAATGATGAAGTTTGAGAAGTCCCTATATAAATTTAGAAACAACTCCAATAAGAAAACAAAGGATCTCTTATGGCTTGGCTGCGCTTTTCCGAGAGCTTTTCCAGAAACAACTAAGAAGATGATAGAGATATTTAGAGAAGATGGATGCGATTACTCAATCGACTGCTGTGGTAAGCCAGTCTTTGAGAGTGGCGACAAGGACAGAGCGCAAAATAACATTGACCACGTCAAAATGCTTCTACTTAAGAAAAAAGTGAAGAGAGTCGTTACATGCTGCCCAAACTGCTACCACTTTTTTAAAGATTATACAGACATAAACGTTATAACGATATATGAAAAGCTTTATGAGCTAGGCGTAGGCAAGGTTTTAGAAGATGAGTTTCACATCTACCACCCTTGTCCAGACAAAGTTCACAAAGAGATGTTTAAAGATTTAAAATATTTTATGCCAAACGCCAAAAGTGACTACAAAGACGTTTTATGCTGCGGCCTAGGAGGACTTGCAAGCAAGGGCGAACCCGAGATAGCGAAAGCCTTCTTAGATAGACTAAAAAATTATGAGAGCATGGTCACAACATATTGCGCAAGCTGCTCGATACAGTTCACAAAAAACGGCATAGCTAATCAGCACGCACTTACCATGATACTTGGTACAGACGAAAAAGTTGTTCCAACAAGCCTAGCTAGATTAATAAAGATGAAATTCTATGGCGGAAGATAG
- a CDS encoding TIGR04283 family arsenosugar biosynthesis glycosyltransferase has translation MIAIVVPVYNEEKNIERFIRHLYSLDGEFKVYIAYADGGDKTLDVLHKLNNEFPFKIVHSEKSRSVQMNTGFKETTEDKIMFLHADSYLDKDAIVKMDKALDKYSAAAIKIRFTSKKLLMKLVAFRSNVRLKLYNIAYGDQAMSFRREKFIQMGMFKEIPLMEDYDMSRKLKKEGTKIKAIDSYLTTDARRFEQMGILRTIILMKKLKFMFLLGYPIEEITRRYRDER, from the coding sequence ATGATAGCAATAGTAGTTCCAGTATATAATGAAGAAAAAAATATAGAGCGCTTTATAAGGCATCTTTATAGCTTAGATGGCGAGTTCAAGGTCTATATAGCATACGCTGATGGCGGTGACAAAACGCTTGATGTGCTTCATAAACTAAACAATGAATTTCCATTTAAGATAGTTCACAGCGAAAAATCACGTTCAGTACAGATGAATACAGGCTTTAAAGAGACTACAGAGGACAAAATAATGTTTTTGCATGCGGATTCGTACTTGGATAAGGACGCCATAGTCAAGATGGATAAGGCGCTTGATAAATACAGCGCCGCAGCCATTAAGATACGCTTCACTAGCAAGAAGCTTTTGATGAAGCTCGTTGCCTTTAGATCAAATGTGAGACTAAAGCTATATAATATTGCTTACGGTGATCAAGCCATGTCATTTAGACGCGAAAAATTTATCCAAATGGGCATGTTTAAAGAGATTCCTCTTATGGAAGACTATGATATGTCCAGAAAACTCAAAAAAGAAGGAACAAAGATAAAGGCTATAGACTCATACCTTACGACAGACGCAAGACGCTTTGAACAGATGGGTATACTTAGGACCATAATACTAATGAAAAAATTAAAATTTATGTTCTTACTAGGCTACCCGATTGAAGAGATCACAAGGAGATACAGAGATGAAAGATGA
- a CDS encoding TVP38/TMEM64 family protein: MTRKKQINPIKILSLLLIIIGSVLVIKYVPMAKLKAFIEERRELSEVLYVAAFAVLPVFFFPVPVLALIAAALFGFVKGSLLTMVGALLNMSIMFVIARYIGRDFVSAMVHKHVSKKTYDRYFSKDANIASGLFLVRLTPIIPYNILNYAYPLTDIGFWKYLIVSFVGIAPGTLVYLNLGDKIKDYKSKEFLIAVLIMVALVIISILLTKYMNKKHDSNSSSSI, translated from the coding sequence ATGACAAGAAAAAAGCAAATAAATCCAATTAAGATACTGAGCCTATTACTCATAATAATAGGCTCCGTTCTAGTTATAAAGTACGTGCCTATGGCAAAGCTCAAGGCCTTTATCGAAGAGAGAAGAGAGCTTTCTGAAGTTTTATACGTGGCAGCCTTTGCAGTGCTTCCAGTATTTTTCTTCCCAGTGCCAGTGCTTGCACTTATTGCTGCAGCCTTATTCGGCTTTGTGAAGGGCAGCCTCTTGACCATGGTTGGAGCACTTCTAAATATGTCAATCATGTTTGTGATTGCAAGATACATCGGCAGGGACTTCGTTAGCGCCATGGTTCACAAGCACGTGAGCAAAAAAACTTACGATAGATATTTTTCAAAAGACGCCAATATCGCTTCAGGACTATTCTTAGTAAGACTTACACCAATCATTCCATACAATATACTTAACTACGCTTATCCACTAACTGACATAGGCTTTTGGAAATATTTGATAGTTTCATTCGTAGGTATAGCGCCAGGCACGCTTGTTTACTTAAACCTAGGCGACAAGATCAAAGATTACAAGTCCAAAGAGTTCTTGATTGCAGTCTTAATCATGGTCGCTCTTGTAATTATTTCCATCTTGCTTACAAAGTATATGAATAAAAAACATGATAGCAATAGTAGTTCCAGTATATAA
- a CDS encoding TVP38/TMEM64 family protein, with protein sequence MKKKTISKIVLIAIILLTVLLYFVVPSFHATINNFVSKLGSLNLDAVIELIRGYGAYAAVVSFFLMILQSILSPIPALLITLSNAAIFGWWKGALLSFWSAMAGAALCFYIARTLGRDVVEKITTKTGLAKVDEFFERYGKNSILICRLLPFVSFDIVSYAAGLTPIKFWDFFIATGLGQLPATIVYSYLGNLAGSTKTIFISIVCVVALSALVYMIGKIYNDKKKANKSN encoded by the coding sequence ATGAAGAAAAAAACAATATCTAAAATAGTACTTATTGCCATTATATTATTAACAGTCTTATTATACTTTGTAGTGCCAAGCTTTCATGCTACTATAAACAATTTTGTTTCAAAGCTAGGAAGTTTAAATCTTGATGCAGTTATCGAGTTAATCAGGGGCTACGGTGCTTATGCAGCAGTCGTTTCGTTCTTTTTAATGATACTTCAATCAATCTTATCACCAATACCAGCACTTTTAATCACGCTTTCAAACGCAGCAATCTTTGGTTGGTGGAAGGGCGCACTTCTATCATTCTGGTCAGCAATGGCAGGAGCTGCACTATGCTTCTACATCGCTAGAACATTAGGTAGAGACGTTGTTGAAAAGATTACGACTAAGACAGGACTTGCTAAAGTTGACGAATTTTTCGAAAGATACGGCAAAAACTCAATACTTATCTGCAGACTACTACCTTTCGTTTCATTCGACATAGTTAGTTACGCGGCAGGACTTACACCAATCAAGTTCTGGGACTTTTTCATTGCAACAGGCCTTGGACAACTTCCTGCAACTATCGTTTACTCATACTTAGGCAATTTAGCAGGCTCCACAAAGACTATATTTATTTCTATAGTGTGTGTAGTTGCTTTAAGTGCCTTAGTTTACATGATAGGCAAGATATATAATGACAAGAAAAAAGCAAATAAATCCAATTAA
- a CDS encoding TIGR04282 family arsenosugar biosynthesis glycosyltransferase translates to MKNLLIIFTRVPIEGHTKTRLEGFLSKKDIVTFHKKLIRRLISDVASKEWDLEIHATPIEKVEILKEFLPNEVYKSQADANLFEKMELAIDTALQSYKKVAIIGSDIYDIYACDIKAAFDALDKADLVFNPSSDGGYSLVASKVNIKDKLNIDFKDKSMILDETIKNYNSSRVKCLRVIDDIDTKEDLLYNYYGKNVEFISKDEILLEGKHLKLDDNIFHDLINLNNWRNNNEEKNNI, encoded by the coding sequence TTGAAAAATTTACTTATTATATTTACAAGAGTGCCTATAGAGGGACACACAAAAACGCGCCTTGAAGGCTTCCTTTCAAAGAAGGACATAGTGACTTTTCACAAAAAGCTAATAAGAAGACTTATTAGTGATGTAGCGTCTAAGGAGTGGGACCTTGAGATTCATGCGACGCCTATAGAGAAGGTAGAGATACTTAAAGAATTTTTACCAAATGAAGTGTACAAATCTCAAGCTGATGCAAACCTCTTTGAGAAGATGGAGCTGGCAATCGATACTGCGCTTCAAAGCTACAAGAAGGTTGCCATCATTGGCTCGGATATATATGATATATACGCGTGCGATATAAAGGCTGCCTTCGATGCACTTGATAAGGCGGACCTTGTATTTAACCCTTCGTCAGATGGAGGCTACTCATTAGTCGCGTCAAAAGTAAATATAAAGGACAAGCTCAATATTGACTTTAAAGATAAATCTATGATACTTGATGAAACTATTAAAAATTATAATAGTTCACGCGTTAAATGCCTTAGAGTCATTGATGATATTGACACTAAGGAGGATCTATTATATAATTACTATGGTAAAAATGTTGAATTTATAAGCAAAGATGAGATTTTGCTTGAAGGAAAGCATCTTAAGCTCGATGATAATATATTTCACGACTTAATCAATCTCAACAATTGGAGGAATAATAATGAAGAAAAAAACAATATCTAA
- a CDS encoding HAD family hydrolase, giving the protein MKNNIKGVIFDKDGTLLKFTDIWRLSLEDLFDYYELSEADKIEIRQVVGVNEDRSIRENSILASGTIADLAEVFSKYVNKSKEALDKEISDFFLAYLAKHPELIVGTCDVKKCFDALKKLDIKVAVITADSFKQAKLSFEMLGVYDEIDFLAAADFYPNKPDPSSLDAFCKNFELSRKEVAVVGDSLIDLELGKVAGLAVGVTCGVGTKEMLMKDADIVLDTPLDLISELR; this is encoded by the coding sequence ATGAAAAATAATATAAAAGGCGTAATATTTGATAAAGACGGAACGCTTTTAAAATTTACTGACATTTGGAGACTTAGCTTAGAAGATCTCTTTGATTATTATGAGCTTAGTGAAGCTGATAAGATAGAGATAAGACAGGTAGTAGGAGTGAATGAAGACCGCAGTATTAGAGAAAATTCTATACTTGCCTCAGGCACTATAGCTGATTTAGCAGAAGTATTTAGTAAATATGTTAACAAAAGTAAAGAAGCTCTTGATAAAGAGATAAGTGATTTCTTTTTAGCTTACTTAGCTAAGCATCCAGAATTGATTGTGGGGACGTGTGATGTTAAAAAATGTTTTGACGCGCTAAAGAAACTTGATATCAAAGTAGCTGTCATAACAGCTGATAGCTTTAAGCAAGCAAAACTAAGTTTTGAGATGCTTGGCGTATATGATGAAATAGATTTTTTAGCAGCAGCTGATTTTTATCCAAATAAACCAGATCCATCATCATTAGATGCTTTTTGTAAAAACTTTGAACTAAGTAGAAAAGAAGTAGCCGTTGTAGGCGACTCACTAATAGATTTAGAGCTAGGTAAAGTAGCTGGGCTTGCTGTTGGCGTCACATGCGGCGTAGGCACAAAAGAGATGCTTATGAAGGATGCGGATATTGTTTTGGATACGCCACTTGATTTAATAAGTGAATTAAGATAA
- a CDS encoding CehA/McbA family metallohydrolase: protein MQREKFLNIKLNKAYDVVNFTIDKDIKALTIKWSNNKQFFSAYVFGPDNKLYAQVIAAKDSGERHIATIQSSCSPCCQSFKPNIAKGVWSLEYGVLNMCDADDISLEIYEGDLDSEENRFNEVNLFDSIKMKDDGPKKTFYAADFHTHTIYSDGKMSREANNDVAIKQGLDFFVPTDHNVYHYTWPKHEGLKVYPGIEITSSLGHINLLFTEKTPFAEHAIYEIEDEEALVRIIKEAKGYSLISVNHPCMPPWDFHAKSFPLDLITFMEVINDPTYMTSKKAIKDAIKAWNYLLNDGYRVISIGGSDSHLLPEEKYEGSAYPSLLGDPKTIVYAKENTAEALKDAMLAGEVSVTRSKEIKLSANGLARENENFTGRASLRAELLENNFHSSALHISCLIDGECVKDEKAKESMFSIEIDSAYHWIRVDVWDEDGNLYGYTNPIFFNRKTKEHEMKVWGDLMEKMSNEK from the coding sequence ATGCAAAGAGAGAAATTTTTAAATATAAAGTTAAATAAGGCTTATGACGTAGTAAATTTCACTATTGATAAAGATATCAAGGCCCTAACAATTAAGTGGAGCAATAACAAACAGTTTTTTAGCGCCTACGTTTTCGGCCCAGATAATAAGCTTTATGCACAGGTAATAGCTGCGAAAGATAGCGGCGAAAGGCACATAGCAACTATCCAATCTAGCTGTTCGCCTTGCTGCCAAAGCTTTAAGCCTAATATAGCTAAGGGCGTTTGGAGTCTTGAATATGGCGTTCTAAATATGTGTGACGCAGATGATATCAGTCTTGAAATTTATGAAGGAGATTTAGATAGTGAAGAAAATAGATTTAATGAAGTAAATTTATTTGATAGCATAAAGATGAAGGACGATGGACCTAAGAAAACTTTTTATGCGGCGGACTTCCACACTCACACCATATATTCAGACGGTAAAATGTCTAGAGAAGCCAATAATGATGTGGCGATAAAGCAAGGACTAGACTTCTTTGTGCCTACGGATCACAATGTCTATCACTACACATGGCCAAAGCATGAGGGCTTAAAAGTTTACCCGGGTATAGAGATAACATCTAGCCTTGGTCACATCAACTTATTATTTACAGAAAAAACGCCATTTGCAGAGCATGCAATATATGAGATTGAAGACGAAGAAGCACTTGTAAGGATAATAAAAGAGGCAAAGGGCTACTCACTGATTTCAGTGAACCATCCATGTATGCCGCCATGGGATTTTCACGCAAAATCATTTCCGCTTGACTTAATCACATTTATGGAAGTGATCAACGACCCGACGTATATGACATCTAAAAAGGCAATCAAAGATGCCATAAAAGCTTGGAACTACTTATTGAACGATGGCTACAGAGTCATATCCATAGGTGGAAGCGACTCACACTTACTTCCAGAAGAAAAATATGAGGGCTCAGCTTATCCATCGCTCTTAGGAGATCCAAAAACCATAGTTTACGCAAAAGAGAACACAGCCGAAGCGCTTAAAGACGCGATGCTGGCTGGAGAAGTGTCTGTGACTAGATCAAAAGAGATAAAGCTTAGCGCCAATGGCTTAGCAAGAGAAAATGAAAACTTCACTGGAAGAGCAAGCCTAAGAGCGGAGTTGCTCGAAAACAATTTTCATTCATCAGCTCTTCATATATCTTGTCTAATCGATGGCGAGTGCGTTAAAGATGAAAAGGCTAAAGAGTCGATGTTCAGTATTGAAATAGACAGCGCTTATCACTGGATAAGAGTAGATGTTTGGGACGAAGATGGCAATCTTTATGGATACACTAATCCCATTTTCTTCAATAGAAAGACTAAGGAGCACGAGATGAAAGTCTGGGGCGATTTGATGGAGAAGATGTCAAATGAAAAATAA
- a CDS encoding ABC transporter substrate-binding protein, translating to MKKLRSLAVILLVLSLVFTACSPAAKEAMDEGDKTTSAEANESKSEEKKDETASDKPVEIQFWYGLGSVAGETMEEIINDFNNSQDKVKVTGVQQADYDETYQKVQAAIAANQAPAVFIGSKIKEMGEAGLLADLTPYIDERTPLDDYLDVFMKPDQIDGKVYAFPAYGTTQVIYYRKDLLEKAGLDPQDVYSSWDKVFEASKTMQEKGIADWGHLVMWGPDNLSDIAYSNGGTVLSEDGKTVTINSPEWVEAWDFVRKQIFDDKTTKIESGGQGWEYWYRTIDNVMNGTAMSYTGSSGDKGDLDFTKIDSIPQPSLHDKNGKAQAGAHSLLVPEAVSEEQKKAAYEWIAYFTSPEISAKWSMKIGYIPVRKSTMDIEEYKKFIEESPYAKVPYEQALTATPVFVDPTKGQIIDALKIAADKVELQNVPAKEALDEAQKVAQKALDEVLNK from the coding sequence ATGAAAAAATTAAGAAGTTTAGCTGTAATACTTTTAGTATTATCACTAGTATTTACAGCATGTTCACCAGCTGCTAAGGAAGCTATGGACGAAGGAGATAAGACTACAAGCGCTGAAGCAAATGAGTCGAAGAGCGAAGAAAAGAAAGATGAAACAGCTAGCGATAAGCCAGTTGAAATTCAATTCTGGTATGGATTAGGCTCTGTAGCTGGAGAAACTATGGAAGAAATTATTAATGATTTTAACAATTCACAAGACAAGGTAAAGGTAACAGGCGTCCAACAAGCCGACTACGACGAAACTTATCAAAAGGTTCAAGCAGCTATTGCAGCTAATCAAGCACCAGCAGTTTTCATAGGTAGCAAGATTAAAGAAATGGGTGAAGCGGGTCTATTGGCTGACTTAACACCATATATAGACGAAAGAACACCTCTTGATGATTATCTAGATGTATTCATGAAGCCAGATCAAATCGATGGCAAAGTATATGCCTTCCCAGCTTATGGCACAACTCAAGTTATTTACTATAGAAAAGATTTACTTGAAAAAGCTGGATTAGATCCTCAAGATGTATACTCATCTTGGGACAAAGTTTTTGAAGCATCAAAGACAATGCAAGAAAAAGGCATAGCTGACTGGGGTCACCTAGTTATGTGGGGCCCAGATAACCTATCAGACATTGCTTATAGCAATGGCGGAACTGTCTTGTCAGAAGATGGTAAGACAGTAACTATCAACTCGCCTGAATGGGTTGAGGCTTGGGACTTTGTTAGAAAGCAAATTTTTGACGATAAAACTACTAAGATTGAATCAGGCGGACAAGGCTGGGAATATTGGTACAGAACTATCGATAACGTTATGAATGGTACTGCAATGAGCTATACTGGTTCATCAGGGGATAAGGGCGACCTTGATTTTACAAAGATTGACTCAATTCCTCAACCATCATTACATGATAAAAATGGTAAAGCTCAAGCAGGCGCACATAGCTTATTAGTTCCAGAAGCTGTATCAGAAGAACAAAAGAAAGCTGCTTATGAATGGATAGCATACTTCACAAGTCCTGAAATATCTGCTAAGTGGTCAATGAAGATTGGTTATATACCTGTTAGAAAGAGTACTATGGATATCGAAGAGTACAAGAAGTTTATAGAAGAAAGTCCATATGCAAAGGTACCATATGAACAAGCACTTACAGCTACACCAGTTTTTGTAGACCCGACTAAGGGACAAATCATAGACGCTTTAAAGATAGCTGCAGATAAAGTTGAATTACAAAACGTTCCAGCTAAGGAAGCACTTGACGAAGCACAAAAAGTAGCTCAAAAAGCACTTGATGAAGTACTAAATAAGTAA
- a CDS encoding carbohydrate ABC transporter permease yields MKKQIKSVNIIIVTIVSIITFFPLLWMFSNSFKSAESIIREPMKLAPEFFDLRNFRGVLEQAPFDLYIFNSIITSIAIVVLQMLTSILMGYGLSRFKFKGKKVLFGAILLTYMLPAAATYVPSYVILAKMNLIDTLTGIVISNAASVFAIYMIYQTFSSIPKELIEAAEMDGANNWQILWRVLVPVAKSTILTTALIQFVAMYNNYMWPSLITNSKKNYLISVGLNIFFNSRGNFTQNLPMLMAANAIAVLPLLILFLVLQKWFIKGISDNGIKG; encoded by the coding sequence ATGAAAAAACAAATTAAATCAGTAAATATAATAATAGTTACAATAGTAAGTATCATTACCTTCTTCCCACTTTTATGGATGTTCTCAAACTCATTTAAGAGTGCGGAAAGCATAATCAGAGAGCCGATGAAATTAGCTCCAGAATTCTTTGACTTAAGAAATTTTAGAGGAGTTTTAGAGCAAGCACCATTTGACCTATATATTTTTAACAGTATAATCACATCCATCGCGATAGTTGTACTTCAAATGCTAACTTCTATACTCATGGGATATGGCTTGTCACGCTTTAAGTTCAAGGGAAAGAAAGTTTTATTTGGGGCAATACTATTAACGTATATGCTGCCAGCTGCGGCGACTTATGTACCGAGCTATGTAATACTTGCTAAGATGAATTTAATAGATACACTTACTGGTATCGTAATATCAAACGCGGCGAGCGTCTTTGCCATATATATGATTTATCAAACATTTTCATCCATACCAAAGGAGCTTATCGAAGCGGCTGAGATGGACGGAGCAAATAACTGGCAGATTCTTTGGAGAGTTTTGGTACCAGTAGCAAAGTCTACAATACTTACAACTGCTTTAATTCAGTTCGTGGCGATGTACAATAACTACATGTGGCCATCACTTATAACTAACAGCAAAAAGAATTATCTAATAAGCGTTGGTTTAAATATATTCTTTAATTCAAGAGGAAATTTCACTCAAAACCTACCTATGCTCATGGCAGCTAATGCGATTGCGGTACTTCCGCTGTTAATATTATTTTTAGTATTACAAAAGTGGTTTATCAAAGGCATCAGTGACAACGGCATAAAAGGCTAA